The DNA sequence ACTTTCGAAAAGAAAGTAACACTTCAGCCTTTTGAGAAGCGAATCATTGTTTTTAAATCTTCAGAGTTTAAACAGTTGAATATTAAAAATCCTCGTTTGTGGTGGACGTACGAATTAGGAAAACCAAACTTGTACACGTTGACCCTGTCTATTGAAACCAATAAAAAAGTTTCCTATTCAAAAGCTACTTCTTTCGGAATCCGTGAAGTGGAGGATTATATCACTGCAAAAGGGTACAGAGGTTATAAATTAAATGGTGTTGAAGTTCTGATTAAAGGCGGCGGCTGGGTCGATGGAATGTTCTTAAACGATACCGAAGAAAAAGTAAAAGCCCAATTAGAATACGTAAAACAGACTAACATGAACACGGTTAGGATGGAAGGTTTTTGGGGAAATAGCGAAAGAATTTACGAAATGGCCGATGAAATGGGACTTTTGATGATGGTGGGTTGGAGCTGTCAATGGGAATGGAAAGGGTACCTGGACAAACCGGAAGATGATTTTATGTCGATCAAAACTCCCGAAGACATGAATCTCATTATCAACTACACCCGCGATCATGTCAATTGGCTACGAAACCATCCGAGTATTTTTGTCTGGGTAATGGGAAGTGATAAACTACCTCGTCCGGAATTGGAAGAAAAATACAATATTTTGTTTAAAGAAATTGATACTTCGAGACCTCTTTTAATGTCTTGCAAAGGAATGGAAAGTACAATTTCGGGAAAAACCGGAGTAAAAATGAATGGTCCTTATGAATATGTAGCGCCCAATTATTGGTTTGTGGACACGGAAAACGGAGGTGCTTTTGGTTTTAACACCGAGACAGGACCCGGCCCTCAGGTTCCTTCACTTGAAGTTGTAAAAAGCATGATTCCCGAAGATAAATTATGGCCTATAAATACAACTTGGGATTTTCATTGTGGAAGAAATGAATTTCAAACCCTTGAGCGTTTCACAACGGCTTTCAACAACAGATACGGAATTCAGCATAATGTTGAGGATTTTACTTTTAAAAGTCAGGCCTCAAATTTAGAATCGATGCGTTCGATGTACGAAGCTTTTGCAATAAACAGAAGCAATACGACAGGAATCGTACAGTGGATGTTTAACTCGCCGTGGCCCAAACTAATCTGGCAGTTTTGGGATTACAATCTCTTGCCAAATGCCGCTTTTTATGGAGCAAGATTGGGGGCTCGTCAGGTAAATATCGCTTACAATTATGGTGATAACGCGGTTTATGTAAGCAATTTGAATCCGCAGAAAACTAAAAAATTGAAAGCTCAGGTCAAGGTATTTGATTTTAACGGAAAAGTAATTTTCGAAAAGGAAGAAACAGTTGCTGTAAATGGAAATGCTTCACTTAAAACGATCGCTTTACCGGATGATAAAGCATATTCAAAAATCTATTTTCTGAAAATGAATTTATCAGATGAGAATGGAAAATCAATTGCAGATAATTTTTATTGGTTGTCGACTAAAAAAGATGTATTCGATTTTAAAAAATCAGACTGGATACACACCCCATTAATGGAATATGCTGACTTTAAAGATTTGGATAAATTGCCAAAAGTAAAAATAGCCGCTCAGCATACCATTAAAAAGGAAAAAGATAACTATGAGGTTACGGTGGAACTTAAAAACCCGTCAGCTGCTATCGCGTTTTTAATTGAGTTAAATATCGTTGGTGACCTTTCAGGGAAATCAATAGTTCCGGTTTTGTGGGACGATAACTATATCTCATTAGTACCAAAAGAAAGCAGGACAATAAAAGTCACTTTTCCGGTGGCTGCTTTAAAAGGCGAAAAACCCGTTTTTAGATACAAAGGCTGGAATGTAGACTAATAACAGTAAGATCATTTCTGTAAATAGTGAAGTACAACTATTTAAAATAAAGCGAATAAGAAATCCAAAATAAGACTTTTTTATTCAAAGGGAATACGCATGCCTAAATCTAACTTTTTAATTAATAAACAAATAAATGAAAACGAGTAAGTTAACAGTGGGATTGGTGTTTTTGACCTTTTTTGTTATTTCTTTTCTGACTAACATTATGGGGCCATTGATTCCGGATATTATCAATAGTTACCATTTATCATTGGGTATGGTTGGTTTTCTTCCGTTTTCGTTTTTTGCGGCTTATGGTGTAATGTCAACCTCAGCAGGTGTTTTGCTTGAGAAGTACAGAGAGAAAAAAGTAATGGTGTTTTCCTTTTTGATAGCCGCAGTAGGTTCGCTCTTATTCGGATTGTTTCCTTATTATGCTATGGCGTTGGTTTCGTTGTTTTTAATAGGAATCGGGATGGCGGCTTTGCAAGTAGCCATTAATCCATTGTTAAGAGTCTCGGGAGGCGAAGAACATTTTGCTTTCAATTCGGTAATGGCACAATTGTTTTTTGGATTGGCTTCATTTTTAAGTCCGCTGGTTTATAGTTATCTGGTGACCAACATCAAACACGACCGGACAAATGCAAACGAGTTTCTGGAAATTCTCTCAAAACTGGTTCCCGATACTCTGAATTGGGTTTCCTTATATTGGATTTTTGCTATAACAGCACTCACAATGGCTGTTATTATTTTGCTTTTTAAATTCCCGAAAGTTGAGTTAGAGGAAGACGAAAAAGCAGGAACCTGGAGCGTTTACAAAGATTTGCTTAAAAACAAAACGGTGCTTCTTTTCTTCTTTGGAACTTTTGCTTACGTAGGCACAGAACAGGGAATCGCCAATTGGATGTCAAAATTTCTAAGCGATTATCATCAATATTCCCCTCAGACGATTGGTGCTGAAGCGGTGGCTTATTTCTGGGGACTTTTAACGGCAGGCTGTCTTCTGGGATTGCTTTTGCTTAAATTCTTAGACAGTCGTAAAGTGCTTATTTTGTTTGCCACAGGCGCTATTGTAAGTCTGACTCTTGCGCTGTTTGGTACCGCACAGGTTTCACTTTATGCGTTTCCACTCTCCGGTTTTGCCCTTTCGGTAATGTGGTCAGTAGTTTTTTCATTGGCATTAAACTCTCTTAAAAATAATCATGGAGCCTTCTCGGGTATTTTATGTACCGGTATTGTAGGCGGAGCAGTTATGTCGTTACTAATCGGGAAACTGGGCGATATAATTGGGTTGCGTTATGCCATGACGGTTTTGTATGGTACGCTCGGATATATCCTCAGCATTGGTTTTTGGGCTAAACCATTGGTAAATAATGCTATAATAAATGTAAAGAAAACAAAAGAAAATCAATAATTATATAAAGTTGTAAAAATGTCGGAAAGAAAAATTATAGGCGTTGACATGGGAGGGACAAAAATTCACACCAGCCTTATTTTAGGGAATGAAATAATTTCCGAATGTCTGTTAAATACACCCGCCAAAGAATCTGAACAAATAGTTTTAGACCGATTAATAGAAGCCATAGAACAAGTTTATCAGCCCGATTGTGAAGGCATTGGTATTGGAGTACCAAGTGTAGTAGACTGGAAAGAAGGAATTGTATACGATGTAGTTGCAATACCATCTTGGAAAGAAGTTCACTTGAAAAAAATACTAGAGAATCATTTTAAAATTCCGGTGTACGTCAACAATGATTCGAATTGTTTTGCCTTAGGTG is a window from the Flavobacterium cupriresistens genome containing:
- a CDS encoding MFS transporter encodes the protein MKTSKLTVGLVFLTFFVISFLTNIMGPLIPDIINSYHLSLGMVGFLPFSFFAAYGVMSTSAGVLLEKYREKKVMVFSFLIAAVGSLLFGLFPYYAMALVSLFLIGIGMAALQVAINPLLRVSGGEEHFAFNSVMAQLFFGLASFLSPLVYSYLVTNIKHDRTNANEFLEILSKLVPDTLNWVSLYWIFAITALTMAVIILLFKFPKVELEEDEKAGTWSVYKDLLKNKTVLLFFFGTFAYVGTEQGIANWMSKFLSDYHQYSPQTIGAEAVAYFWGLLTAGCLLGLLLLKFLDSRKVLILFATGAIVSLTLALFGTAQVSLYAFPLSGFALSVMWSVVFSLALNSLKNNHGAFSGILCTGIVGGAVMSLLIGKLGDIIGLRYAMTVLYGTLGYILSIGFWAKPLVNNAIINVKKTKENQ
- a CDS encoding glycosyl hydrolase 2 galactose-binding domain-containing protein; this encodes MKNINYTNAILISFLFWVMSCMMAVNAQNVKFEQQLKEGWTIASSAQINNSGDKISVAGFEVSKWYTTTVPSTVMASLIANKEYADIFMGENISKVDTTRFRVPWWYRNEFVIEDASKNTELQFEGINYRANVWLNGSKIAAADSLFGGFRIFTLNISKHIKKGKNVLAVEVFHQKPDEPSIGFVDWAPMAPDRELGLWRPVKLKISDKTSLNNIFVTSKIDKKEYKNATLEISAEAVNHTNEAVESLLKGKIENITFEKKVTLQPFEKRIIVFKSSEFKQLNIKNPRLWWTYELGKPNLYTLTLSIETNKKVSYSKATSFGIREVEDYITAKGYRGYKLNGVEVLIKGGGWVDGMFLNDTEEKVKAQLEYVKQTNMNTVRMEGFWGNSERIYEMADEMGLLMMVGWSCQWEWKGYLDKPEDDFMSIKTPEDMNLIINYTRDHVNWLRNHPSIFVWVMGSDKLPRPELEEKYNILFKEIDTSRPLLMSCKGMESTISGKTGVKMNGPYEYVAPNYWFVDTENGGAFGFNTETGPGPQVPSLEVVKSMIPEDKLWPINTTWDFHCGRNEFQTLERFTTAFNNRYGIQHNVEDFTFKSQASNLESMRSMYEAFAINRSNTTGIVQWMFNSPWPKLIWQFWDYNLLPNAAFYGARLGARQVNIAYNYGDNAVYVSNLNPQKTKKLKAQVKVFDFNGKVIFEKEETVAVNGNASLKTIALPDDKAYSKIYFLKMNLSDENGKSIADNFYWLSTKKDVFDFKKSDWIHTPLMEYADFKDLDKLPKVKIAAQHTIKKEKDNYEVTVELKNPSAAIAFLIELNIVGDLSGKSIVPVLWDDNYISLVPKESRTIKVTFPVAALKGEKPVFRYKGWNVD